Within Anolis sagrei isolate rAnoSag1 chromosome X, rAnoSag1.mat, whole genome shotgun sequence, the genomic segment TATACTGAAAGTCACTTTTGGTGCAagagaatgggccatctgcagggatgttgcccaggggacgtctgaatgtattaccatcctgtgggaggcttctctcatgtcctcacaggagaagctggagctttgtttcagtcagcagtcctgccggcacaagggtttaacccattgtgccaccgcagcttGTTACGCTgcgtaacactatttttgttcctgggttataaataggaagaacttcctaatagtGAGAGctggtcagcagtggaactctctgccctggagtatggtggagactccttctttggaggcttttaaacagaggctggatggccatctgctgggggtgctttaaatgcgattttcctgcttcttggcagggggttggactggatggcccatgaggtctcttccaactctatgattctctgccctggagtgtggtggaggctccttctttggagacttttaagcaaagactgaatggccatttgtcggaggtgttttgattgtgttttcctgcatggcagaaggagttggactgggtggcccacaaggtctcttccaattctataattctatgatcctatgaaatgcccatttcctaattagttctatcataaaaacacgaaAAAAggttaaactgccaaaactttgtttttgcaggacatcctgcaggacattttgctctagttcttCCATGAATAGCTCATGGAGTCTccaccaattcaacctagtttgtggcagccacaaaagcaaagcttctggagtagaatcatagaatcctagaggttgAAGAGTGGATtcccatacacatacacaaaatttGCTCAGAAACACCTATCCATGTGCGAAAGGAATCATGTATcgcaaataactagtggagaagTTTTAGGATGTACTCCCACTAATTTTAACTGAATTTCTATCCACTGGACCTCACCGTTGTCACCCTCAGGTGAATTCCAAATACATATATGATGCTTTATGTAATTGTTACATGgactttattgttattgtattgctttgcttatgtatttttttgcattttatatgtttgcactattgagtgcttctgtgagccgctGCAAGTCACTTCGGGGAGatctaaataaagtttattattattattattattattgattatatttGGAAACAAATGGAGAGCTACATTTTAAGTGTGCAGTTGTATATTTATACCGTAGTTACTCACTGGCTTGTCTCTGGcccgactgcaactcccaagctCTTGGGAAGCACCAAATTGAAAGAGGTGTtagagatcatctagtccaaccccctgctaaatAAAATTTGGCAACTATAGCACCACAAAACCTGCAACAAAAGACAGCTTACTGCCTCCAATATATCTACATTTTATCTCTCACTCAGTGCTGCAGAGAAACATGGAGAAGTGAAGGGCAAGCTTGACTGTGTTCCTATTGTatcagtgaggaagttcttcctctgagCAACTGTTTTAAACATTATACTACCactaactgccctgagtccctttggggagatagggcagcctataaataaagtattagtaGAGGTAAGGGTTtttcctgatattaagtctagtcaagtctgactctgggaggtggtgctcatctccatttctaaggcaaagagccggtgttgtccgtagacacctccaaggtcatgtggccagcatgactgcatggagcaccgttaccttcccacagaagatgtacctattgatctactcacacttgcatgttttcaaactgctaggttggcagaagctgggcctaacagtgggagcttaccccactccccggtttcgaaccgccaatcttttggtcagcaagttcagcaactcagcggattaacccactgcgccaccaggggccctgcaataaagtattattattattattatgcagttttgttgtttttgaaaaaatACCCAATCCTGTCCTTAGTGATTAGGAGCTGAAATACATTTTAGTTCCTTTGCCCAAGCTTGTGTTCTACAAATCTTATTATGGGATGCAGCAGAAAGGAGGGGAAGATAGTCACACATCTATGCTTCGGGAGAAAAATAGATACTTTGCCTTCATCTTAAAAGAGATCCATTCTTATGATCCCATCTAAGCATGTCTTGCCATCAAACAACCCTTGCCAAAGAGTTTGATTCAGCCTCAAACGCTGCCATGGTGGAATACGAAGGACACTCTTGCATTATCAAACTAAAGGCAATTTTATtaattgtcattattatttcataaaaTAGTAGGACATGAAAAATAATCGCATCTGACAAATATATATCATTtccacacacagacacactcgTACGTTCTCTCTCACACAAGCATGTGCCTTCCCTTTGCAGCAAAAGACAGACCATAGGTTCAGATAGTTTCCCTTctctgaaaataaaaaataaaatggagtGCTTCTTGATCTATTCATTCCCAGAATTTGTTTGACAATGGAAAGAGTCAATAAGCCTCTTTGGATCCTTTTCAGTTaatccccttcccccttttcttcttcgaCAAATCAGTCCAAACTTGTCTGATTTCCATTAAAAAGCCACCAAATGTAACACTAAAGGGTTTCCAGGGACTAGACCCCTTAGTTCTTTTGTTAAGTGATCCCCTTTGTTGCCTTGATGTATAGCAAAATACTTTTTTCTTGTTTTATGTCCTTGCAAGGATGGTTACTGTGTGTGCACGCCTGTGTAAGGGGGCATATTATATTGCACATTATTTCTTTTGCACCCCAACTTGCAGGGGAGCATCTTGCAGGGGAGTTTTAAGCAATGGAGCGTGGCCGAGCCTTTTGGACTGAAACTATTTTCAGAGATACTAGGCACAATGCAAAGCGCTTGGGGGAAAAGATGTCTTTAAGTTTAAACAGAACTTGTTTTCAAAGCTGATGCACTAACTGAACTCAAGGTTCTCTCATTCTCAAAGGGCTACTTTCCTAAAAGGACACAATTCTctgtcaagttctatttttttttccaaaaaaactcACCACTATCAATTCTATCTCAACTTGGTTAGAAATCTAAAGACAAACCAGTCTTTAATATGTATACAAATAATTACACGCTGCTCTTAACTCAGGAGGACTGGGGTGGGAGAGAAAACAAATGACACCGTGTCACACTAGGATCTTTGTTCCTGGGTCAAGAATGTCATTTCCCCATTGGGTCGATCATAAAAACACGGGAAAAGTTGATTAagctgccaaaactttgtttttgcgggcgggagggagggagggagatcatCCTGCAGAACATTTTGCGATGGTTTTCCAATGACTATCTCAAAGACGCCACCAATCCGACACAGTTTGTGGcaagcacaaaaacaaagtttctggagtagaacaactgctttccaagtaagtaccacacatttaaacaggaaatgacactttcaaacgaggaacagattttttttcaagttttgttacatagtgttaatgGGCAAAGCTGGATGAGGGGTAGAGAGAGTAGTCAGCTTACTTCATCAGACTAGAGGgggaaaatccacttaaaatctggtttctgcctggggtttgtagtttacggaggagcctttaacagcctcactaaactacaaaccccagaattctgcaggaggcagaaaccagtttttaagtggattttttctctactgTGATAAACTTGTGTGTCAGTCTTCCATGCGCTAAATCTTTTACCAAAGTATGTTCTGTTTAATGTGTTGTCTAAGGCTtccacggctggaatcactgggttgttgtgagttttccgggctgtaccgccacattccagaagcattctctcctgacgtttcacccacatcaggagataatgcttctggaacatggccatacagcccagaaatctcacagcagCCCTATGTTCAGTTTTCTCTCCAAACTCTGCATTCTAACAGTTCAATCCTTCCCCTCCTAGATTTTCTCTTTTGTCtatctgatcaaaggacattaaaAACCCCACACAATTGCATTAACTATCATGCTTTTCCTTAGTTCTGAGTGCAATGTTGAGCACTTGTAAGTCTCCTGACACAGGTTAGACACttgtagcttttttaaaaaaaacaatcaaaaacaaacaaatgctaTTGGTAGGCAAAGTTGTTCACACACAGGTAGGGGATTGCAAAGCTGGCTCATATTTTGTGTGGTGGACTTTGGGCAGATGCTGGGTTTTTTGGTACAGTCCACTGCTTGCAATCACACTGGCCGGTTTCCTCCGTGTCCTCTTCTTCAGTCTCTGACTGCAAACGTTTTGCCAGGACTGGAGGGTCTTGGAGGTCCAGATCCACATGCCACTTGTAAtccccacaaccaaaagcatgaAGACCTTGGCCATGAAAATCTCCACGGCAGGGATGGATTTGCTCATGGTGCAGTCCAAGTGTTTGGTCTGATTGCCGTTCACCTTACACTTCTGCTGCATTGCCAAGACCTTCCAGTAATCCATATTCAGCCGCTCATAAAAGTAGCAGGCGATCACGCACGTGGCCGGCACTGTGTACAAGACGGAAAAGACACCAATGCGGACCATGAGCTTCTCCAGCTTGTCGGTGTTTTCCCCGCCCATCTTCATCACCCGTCGGATGTGGAAGAGGGCCACAAAGCCCGAGAGGATGAAGGAGGTCCCGATGACGAGGTAGCAAGCCAAGGGGACCAGGACGAAGCCGGTCAAGGCATCAACATCCATGCTGCCCACGTAGCAGACGCCTGTGAGCTCATCCCCGGCCACTCGGCGCATCACTAAGATCACAATGGTCTTCACAGCCGGGACAGCCCAGGCCGCCAAGTGGAAGTAGCTGCTGTTGGCTTCGATGGCCTCATGGCCCCATTTCTTCCCGGCGGCAAGGAACCAGGTCAAGGTCAAGATCACCCACCACAAGGAGCTGGCCATCCCGAAGTAGTAGAGCACCAGGAAGACCAAGGTGCAGCCGGTGCTCTCCAAGCCTTCTTGGATGACGTAGAGCTGGCCGCTGTCTCGGTCGCAGGCCACGCTCTCGGCCCCGGAGAAGAGGCGGATGAGGTAGCCCAGCGAGTAGACGCAGTAGCACATGGAGAGGAAGATGATGGGCCGCTCGGGGTACTTGAAGCGCTGGGGGTCCACCAGAAAGGTTAGGACGGTGAAGGCGCTGGAGAAGAAGCAGAGCACCGACCAGACGCCGATCCAGACGGCGGCAAAGCGCTTGTCCTGCCGGCTCCAGTAGACGTCGACCCCTGGGCTGCAGAGCGGGGCGCAAGAGGCGCTCTTCTCCACACGCCGGAACTTGCCCGGGTTCCCGCAGGAAGAGGCCCCCTTGGGCGGCGGTGGCGGAGGCTCATGCTCGGCGGGCCGGTGGGGCCGGAACAAGGGGGGCAGCGGTCCGGCTTTGGGGGGCTCCTCGGAGCCGTTGCTGGGGGCCTCCATGCAGAGGAAGTTGGGGTCGTTCTTGCTGGGCAGGCGACTGCAGTCCAGGGAGTCGGGCCAGCGGAAGGTGAACTGCTCCATGACGGGCGAGCACTTGAGCCGGGCCTGCTCGCACATGACCCGGCAGGCTGGGATGGGGGCCGAGACCTGCTCGGTGCACATGGGGGCGTAGAGCGAGCAGAGGAAGAAGCGCAGGTGCCCGTGGCAGCCGTACTCCACCAGCGGGGCAAACTCGTGGAGCTGGATGGCGGCCTCGCGCTGGTCCTCGTGGCCCATGAGGTTGGGCATGCGGGTCACGTTGTAGCCAATGTCCTGGCACATAGGGATGGCGATGGGCTGGCAGCGGGACTCCCCCGGCCGCTCGGGCTGCTCCAGCGAGCCCATGCCCAGGCAGGGCGggcacagcagcagcagcgggcACAGCAGCAGGCACAGCTGGGCCAGGCTCATGGCTCCTCTCCTCCCGGGGTCCGGCTCAGAGCGGCGCCTGTCCCGGAGACGCCTCGGCCCCGGCCACCGCCGAGCCCCTCCCTTCCAGGCGCCCGGGCCCGGggagcggcggcggcggaggaggagcaCCAGGAGGCAGCATCCCCTCCCTCCCACTCACCCGCGCCTCTCTCCTCTCCACcgccagacagacagacagacagagagagagagagagagcaccgcCACTCAAGAGAGAGCAGAGCAGAGCGCAGCACACCTCCTCCtgcgcctcctccgcctcctcctcctcctcccgctgcCGCTCTCCGTCGGACGGTACCCCTCGCCGGACTTTCCGCCGCCTCGCCCCTCCCCTGGGGGCGGGGCCACAgcaagggggcggggcctcgAAGCCTGCCCCCGcttgcttcccctccctcttcactCCGCCCTACAGCCTGGGCCCCGCACGCTGCTGAGCcttggccacgccccctcgcTAGCCACGCCCCCTCTCGCAGCAAGCCAAGGGAGTTCCTAGAGCAGGGATGGGCAGACTTCcgcccctctgggtgttttggacccgCAGGCTCTTCGGATTTGGGgttagttgaagtccaaaaacacccggagagcccaagtttgacGTGCCTGGTGCAAAGAATGCGAGAAGGACCTCATCCCactagagcactggttctcagcctgtgggtccccaggtgtttttggccttcaactcccagaaatccgaacatctggtaaactggctgggatctctgggagttgtaggccaaaacacctggggacccacaggctgaaaacCACTGCAGTAGAGAGAAAAAATCAGCTTACAATCTGGTTTctgggtattgtcgaaggctttctggttacaatctggtttctgcctcctgccaagatacagaatggggggagagcagttcgtgtgaaaaagatcttggcgtcctcgtgggtgaaacgtcaggagagaatgcttctggatcatggccataccgCCTAGAAAACTTACAACCTAGCCTAATGGTATCTAGTTGCTTCTCACTGAGGACTGCAAACTTGAGCAGTGTGTGGTTGAAATCCAACAATATGTACATACATGGACATATACACAGGGCTgttcatatttgtgtgtgtgtgtcaattccAAAAGGGGGCCTAGGCAGAGAAGGACAATCAATTTTACAGGGAGAGGgagacatacacatatatatgtaaaagtagagggctgttgtaggttttttcgggctgtatggccatggtctagaggcattctctcctgacgtttcgcctgcatctatggcaagcatcctcagagatattgaggtctgttggaactaggaaatctgtggaatgaccagggtgagacaaaggactcttgtctgctggagctaggtgtgaatgtttcaactggccaccttgattagcatacaatgggctgactgtgcctggagcaaacttttgttgagaggtaattagatgtccctgcctgcttcctctctgttgttgtgctgttgcaattttagagttttttttagtactggtagccagattttgttcatcttcatggtttcctcctttctgttgaaattgtccacatgcttgtggatttcaatggcttctctgtgtagtctgacatggtggttgttggagtggtccagcatttctgtgttctcaaataatatgctgtgttcaggttggttcatcaggtgctctgctatggctgatttctctggttgaagtagtctgcagtgcctttcgtgttccttgattcgtgtctggacagtgctgcgtttggtggtccctatgtagacttgtccacagctgcatggtgtacggtagactcctgcagaagtgagaagatccctcttgtcctttgctgaacgtagcatttgttggattttcttggtgggtctgtagatagtttgtatgctgtgtttcctcatccgcttccctatgcggtcagtggttcccttgatgtatggcaggaacattttcctctgggtggatcttcgtctttattctcatggcttgttctcggttttgcagctcttctgatgtctgaggtagagtctccattggcctgtagagcccagttgaggtggttcagttcatcttggaggaggtgggatttgcagattctttttgcacggtctgccaaggctttaatggtgcttcttttttgacttgggtgatggttggagtttttatgtggatatctatctgtgtgtgtggggtttctgtaaacggtgtgacccaattgttgatctggtttgcggatgactaggacatctagaaaaggcagtcttccttcattttcttttttcatggtgaactggatttttgggtggatgctgttgagatggtccaggaacagGAAaagtagctttggatagcataggaaatctttggatagcatatatatatatatatgctttgtaTCTCATAGCGAAGGGCAAACAATCCTGTGGGAtttcctttgctgcctgtgcccctgttcagaagattccacctcactttcagtccctgtgagcattggattttggaaaatgtggcttgttgtggaaacaagaattggtgagaaagcttcagtggagataccatTTCTCCATGAtgttaactcttccaggagtggatttcccttctttggcgcagatttctctcacttcctgttgtttcacccctgttctGAACTATGAGTCAGGTGTTTGTAAACTCAAGACTGTCTGTATACATTTTGGGGCTTGATCCTGGCTCTGCTTGATGCCCACAGGCTCTGGACAGTGGACTTTCCTTGTCTGCGTGGATGGTTGCATGAGGGAGGAAGTGTGCTTTGTGCGTGCACCAGAGTTTTTCCAATCCCTCCCTCAGATCCTCTGAAAGCCGACTTTGAAACAGGGATCATAGagttatagagttggaaaagaccttgtgggtcatccagtccaaccccctgccaagaagcaggaaaatctcattcaaagcatggctctttgtgtgtgagagaagggGGTCCCAAGCCCTCGAGAGATTCCTTTCTTTCCAAggtggaagaaggaagagaagaggatgaGCTGTAAGGGAGGTGGGACACTTAGTCAAAGGGAACCGACTCGGGTGCAGTTTTATGGCCAGGGCCATAAATGTCTGGCTGAGAAGCTCATAAAATCCAGTTGGCCTGAAGTCTTTGCTGTCCCATCTGTTTACAAAAAAGGAGCTTTGATTGTCTGGTAGGAGCCAGGAGTGTCAATGCCACATAGACCAAATGCCAGAAACAGGACCTCAGGGGGCTTATATCTCTTTACACTAAATCCCCTGAGGCATCAGGAGGGCAAATGGAAAATTCCCTAAAGCGAGAGCAAAAGAGCACAAAAAAGAAAGGGGGATTTGCATCCCTACATGGCCTGACTTGGTTGGAAACCTACTGAAATCAGGGTTATTCAtggctgaacaaaaatgcaaaaatattcacATAATATTCACAAaacatattcacaaaaataatcatgacaatattcagaaaaatattcatgaaagtattcacaaaaatattcatgaaaatatttgcaaaaattacaacaatattcacaaaaatgttcacaaaataatcgtgaaaatattcagaaaatattcacaaaaataataatgaaaatattcagaaaatattcatgaaagtattcacaaaaatattcgcaaaaatattcacaaaaataatcatgaccATATTCAGAAAAAACTATTTGTGAaactattcacaaaaatattcatgaaaatattcagaaaattaCAACAACATTAACAAAAATAGTCACCAAAATATGCAGGAAAGTATTcacaaaataatcacaaaaatatttgcaaaaatattcaaaaaaatcatgaaactattcaaaaatattcatgaaaatattcacaaaaattacaacattcacacaaaTATTCACAAAAACATTCATGAAAgtgttcacaaaaataatcacaaaaatgtttgcaaaaatattcacaaaattcaTGAAACTATTcccaaaaatattcacaaaattataattaaaaaactattcatgaaaatattcacaaaaatattcatcactctgacaaccatcatgtcaaacgacacagagaagtcactgaaatccacacgcatgtggacaattcaaccgaaaggaggaaaccatgaaaatgaacaaaacctgattaccagtattaaaaaacaccagaatcaagacagtaaataaagagcaacactaccccccccccaaaaaaaaacaggggaattccagacagcaaacaatcaagtgtcagcaaacacctcccaaacaaaggatgccttcaggcaacaacactgattgactctGCATCCGCAAGGCTACTCAATACTAATTAagtttgccaattgcaacatttacacttccTTCACACAGACAAATATTCATCCCCtaccctggacaatccacagattttatatatatatatatatatatatatatatatatatatattacactgacctctgaacaaacatctgaggatgcttgctaccaCAGatacagatgaaacatcaggagagaatgatactagaacatggccatataacctgaaaaactaATGGCAGCCCAATTTCTATCTACTAGGACACTTTGCACACGGGACACTTCAGGCTGCAGTGCCTGCCATGACATcatttctggactacaactcccatttccCTGGCCAGTCATACTAGCTGGGGCTATTCAGGTACATCCTCACAGCATCCTCACTCTCTCCCTGTGCTCTAGGACTTAAGAGGCTACCAACACCCTCTAGTTTGATGCCATGCTCACTGaggtttgatgccactttgaaCTGCTACATGTCCATGGGAAAGAGAACTTGGATActtggaccccttctacactgccatataatccaggttatggaaacacattatctgctttgaactggatgatatgagtctacattgccataaaatccagttcaaagtagataatctaaaATTTGATATGGCATTGTAAAAGGGCACTAGAAgtagatcacaagctgaacatgagccaagaatgtgatgcagcagtgacaaaaagccaataggattttgagccgcatcaaaaggagtacaggcagttccctagttacaaacatctgacttgcaaacaactcgtagttaagaacaggggtgagacaacaggaagtgagagaaatctcctcctcagaagggaaattccctcctggaagagttattatcagggggaaaaggggtctccagtaaagctttaccaccaatccttgtttccacaacaagtcaaaatttccaaaatcaaattatcacagggatattTGTTGTTTACTGCTTTTAGTGTTGATT encodes:
- the FZD10 gene encoding frizzled-10; translated protein: MSLAQLCLLLCPLLLLCPPCLGMGSLEQPERPGESRCQPIAIPMCQDIGYNVTRMPNLMGHEDQREAAIQLHEFAPLVEYGCHGHLRFFLCSLYAPMCTEQVSAPIPACRVMCEQARLKCSPVMEQFTFRWPDSLDCSRLPSKNDPNFLCMEAPSNGSEEPPKAGPLPPLFRPHRPAEHEPPPPPPKGASSCGNPGKFRRVEKSASCAPLCSPGVDVYWSRQDKRFAAVWIGVWSVLCFFSSAFTVLTFLVDPQRFKYPERPIIFLSMCYCVYSLGYLIRLFSGAESVACDRDSGQLYVIQEGLESTGCTLVFLVLYYFGMASSLWWVILTLTWFLAAGKKWGHEAIEANSSYFHLAAWAVPAVKTIVILVMRRVAGDELTGVCYVGSMDVDALTGFVLVPLACYLVIGTSFILSGFVALFHIRRVMKMGGENTDKLEKLMVRIGVFSVLYTVPATCVIACYFYERLNMDYWKVLAMQQKCKVNGNQTKHLDCTMSKSIPAVEIFMAKVFMLLVVGITSGMWIWTSKTLQSWQNVCSQRLKKRTRRKPASVIASSGLYQKTQHLPKVHHTKYEPALQSPTCV